The window TCATCAGGAATCTTTAAAATGTACGCCTCCCCTGACTGATCGCTGGTAGGTAGGGGCTCTGAAGCCCCATACAAATCCGGTTGGCACCAACTATCGGCCACAAAGACACAGATTTCATGGCCATTCGCGTGCATCAATGGAAACTTTCAAAGTTTCTAGTAAAGGGCAGTAGCCTTTTTTAACCGTATTATTAAAAACCTCTGCAAGATTGGAATCGACAAACGTAATTGCGAGTTCCCTTAGATTGGTTAAAGACTTGCACATCTGAATTAAATGGCCTGACTGAATGCTTCTACAGTCCGTTAGGTTCAGGTTTTCAATCGAGACAGGAAGCTTTTCTAGATGAAGACCGCTGAGAAGATAATTCCCGGCAAGGTCAAGTTTTTTTAGAAGCTTCAAGTTCTTCAAAGTTAACAGCGTTTTATCAGCCAGGTTACAATTACTTAGCTTTAGATTCTCCAACTTATCGGTActggaaaatatttcaaacatGATCTCTGCAGTTAATTGGAAATGCGAAAGTTGCAAAGACTTCAAGTTGATGCAATTCCTTccaatatatttcaaatttcaaatttcaaatccGTTACATATGGTCCGGAACTGCGAATAAATTTGCGACACTCCCAAAGTGTCAAATCATACAATTTTTTACAATCGACCGACTTATGTATGGATCGTGCAGTTAACTGATATACAAACTGAAAGCGCTTGCAAACACTTTGGAAGTGGACTTGATCCGCCAATGGAAGAAATTTTAGAATCATTGATAGGCAATCATCAGGAATCTTTAAAATGTACGCCTCCCCTGACTGATCGCTGGTAGGTAGGGGCTCTGAAGCCCCATACAAATCCGGTTGGCACCAACTATCGGCCACAAAGACACAGATTTCATGGCCATTCGCGTGATGAATCATCTTTTCCAAAGCTTTGGTCGCATCGCTTG is drawn from Drosophila willistoni isolate 14030-0811.24 chromosome 2R unlocalized genomic scaffold, UCI_dwil_1.1 Seg167, whole genome shotgun sequence and contains these coding sequences:
- the LOC124460278 gene encoding uncharacterized protein LOC124460278, with the protein product MLKLDTYLRRRHYVKNGLWFTEDHIPVRKLFLPNISEDLKEDTLVEHFKRFGSVISVQLSNNNGFVLFAYASDATKALEKMIHHANGHEICVFVADSWCQPDLYGASEPLPTSDQSGEAYILKIPDDCLSMILKFLPLADQVHFQSVCKRFQFVYQLTARSIHKSVDCKKLYDLTLWECRKFIRSSGPYVTDLKFEI